From the Diachasmimorpha longicaudata isolate KC_UGA_2023 chromosome 15, iyDiaLong2, whole genome shotgun sequence genome, the window ATCCGCTGGAACTCAAACAATTATTTCCACTGTATTCAACTCCAGGTAATTCCTCATAATtaaatagaataaattttaACATGTCTCATGTACAATACCACAGACCCTGACTGGGTGAGTCATCGATTAACCAATTCACACTCACTCTCTTCTAGTGGACAATCGCGCCAGGGGAAGTCCCCTTTCCCTTCGTCTGTCTTATTCACCACGACAATCCTGAATATATCGTTGAATAATATTCCACCCTGGGTAATGGGAAGTGCTGTCATTTCATGGGGCCAAGCAACCGGATCTCCAGAAACCAGTAATACAAATATTTCTCTTATGATTCACTCAGAACAGGTATCAACCGCTGAGTGTCCGGAGTTATTGTCTCATATCTAATCATTGCGGTACCCATTTATGTGactagagagaattttttcctttacgTCGGCGGGGGGAGGGAATTTTGTTGGGAAAAATTGCGCTCTTAGTGTAGATTATTTTTGTCAGGATGGGGAATGAAGAGTTTTAGCCGAGACATTTACATGGTGTAGGGTACATGTAGAATGTAACAAGCGCTAGCCGcaacattgattttttcatgggCTCAGAGTGACTCATGGTTTCAACCCGTAGTAAATGGAATTATATTCGCATGTAACGTAGTCCGTGAAATTTCTACTGTCGTATCAACGACTGAtgataacaattattttacgTCGTGTGAACTAGGCTGCAAACCGAGTAAAGTTTCTGTACGAGGAATGTTAtgttaaaatgaataaataaatatgtggAATGGGAATCTCTGGTTTTTTTATGTaacgaatttaattaaatgtcaCGTTGAACAACAGCAGACGAGGGGAGTGGCtcagagaaaaagaaaaaattatcgatggGATTAAACAAATTGGTCTTTCCTCCTCATTAATCTGTTAATTATTGTTTACGTTCTTTTTGATGGATTGACGCACGAATTTTAGTCAACATCGAGTCTCGCACGAGCTGGTGATAAGACTTCCACGGTGTCTTCAGAAGAGCCGCAcgtgaaaaggaaaataacaTCTGAGAAAAGACGAAGTTCCTCTTCCTGATGAATGTCTCacgttttttcttcaatatttattgCCTGCGGCATTAAAAAATGCAGGAAAGTCCCTCACCTTGATTGACAAACACGACAATGCGATGTATTAAAActtgggaatcattttttattctctttcttCATCTCTCGCCACACACTTCATCCTGATTGACCCGACATATCTGCTCTCTGCACACAGTACGGAGAATCCAATTGCAGGAGAGGAGATACTGGAGTTCACTGTGACTTgttgaaattgaaagaaaagaaaaaaaaatgcagagaaATAAAAGTCCACTCTAGTCTTGAAGACTGAATCCATCTTGTATTTCAATTAGGAGCGTTTTTGGGGCGTATCGCGGGAATGAAGCCAGATAGtggaatttttgttaatagATTTTTTGTGGGGAATTTCCTAATCCACAAAAAAAGTTATAACCAAAATTTCGTTATCTCCCACGAGTTAGGAGATATTCACGAAAATATAGCTCGATTCTTGGGAGCGAATGACGTGAGGTACCATTGAAgtgtgaaatttcaatttcaggtGTGTTGGTTCATGGTTCCTGTGGGGCAACCTTTTGTCGACCCCACCGGGGCCATTAACACCTTATTCTCATCTGAAGATACCCACAAAGCTCGGAAAATATGGATTAAAACGAGCATTAAAGGCCTTTAGGTCAACCTAGATTACGGTTTATCTGGTGTCCCCCCATCACCGTTACAACTTATCATTATCGctcataaataaaaacgatttataaCTTTTTCACTGCCCAAATACACAACAGACGATTGTAAATAAAGGGATAACTACCTTGGCAATATCCACCAGTCAATCCTCGTAGGATTGTTTAGTTTGGAATTGTTGACCTCCAGCCGCAGGTGTCCCTCCACATCTTCAGACCCTTTCTGGATCCAgtggcgattttttttgtttccaatTCACTTCACTCACACCACAAAGTCAACTCACTAGTAAACGAGGGAATTAATTCCTGTCAATTGATACGTCCAACTAAAACTCGAAATGTTTCACTTTGTCGTCACcatataaacaatttttcattcaaagaaTTTGATTCTCCTCGTTTGGTCGCATCAAAGTACACTCCCAAAGTCCCAAAACTCGATGGATCGACCTGATGGTCGTCGGAATTCCACGGCCTGCATCGTTAATTAACCACAAATGCCTCGAAGATGTTATCAAAACCTTCGATATTATGTacacaataaaaaatcgtgagGAAATCCGAATTATCGAAACATTGTACTTAAAACGACACAAGAATTGACGTGTTCAACTCAACAGACGCCATCGAGActtcagattaaaaaaaactcatcatcattatcatttaAAGAATTCCTCGTCCTCTTACCTCGAGTCCATGTCTTAATTCGTCacattatcatcaaaattccTCGAAGTGTGTCCCTAATTAACTACCACCACCTCGATGACATTGTCAAAGTCACCAATATTATGCAGACCGACAGATAACCCAACCACTGACATCCAAACttcacaaaaaaatccttaatGTCACTTAAAAACCGTCCATTCTTCTCATCTTGTTGCCTGAAGACTCTCCATAGAGCAGGTAAAACATTCACTCAGTCTTAGACCCCACTGTGTTCACCTCATTCTCCTCGAAACTTGGCGGAAGGTGTCATCAATAAACCACCAGCACTCGAACAATGTCGCAAAAATCATGGCTATCATGTACACAATCGAAAAACCGTGAGGAAACCCCAATTTTGGATATTCTCTACCGAAGAATAACGACAGCCTGGGCACTTTTGAACGCGTGCATTCACCGAGTCACGTACAGTGGTGGCCTAGGGTACGACGAACGGTGGAACAGAACAAGGACGGAAAAGTGGGTGCAGGAATGAGACAGAGATGTCCGTTGTATACCGTGGCTTTGGATTAATGTTGTGTTGGAGAGACGGTCTGGGGAAAGcgggaaagagagagagagagagagagagccacCACACACCAGTGCATGGCGAAACGACTCGTGTGTAGTGGGACTATGGGGTTTACGCCGGTGGGGGGTGCACGAAGAGGAGAAAGAAGAAACAGCGTTTGCACTGTATAAACCGAACCTGCACGGACCTGTATCTCGTACATTGGCGTCGACTTGGTCTTCGGCTGGTCTCTCTTCACCTCCTTCAGCATCGCGGACATTTCTATGTCCTTGAATTGGGGATTCTACGCGTGTGCACGCGTCCTCTGTCTCTGTTGGACACCTGGGGGGAGCACGGGGTTGGTCTTTCTTCGATGTGGATGAAGAGGGGGTCGCAGAGGCTCGTGGGGAgatgggaataattttttttaatgctacCTGTAGATGGGATGGGACAGACCTTTTTTTGGAGATGATGGGATGACGCAGGGTCTTGGGAGGAGGTCCAGGGGTTGGGAGTGGTGCGGAGGGATCCACAGGGGATTCGCTCGATTTCTGGTGCTGAGAACTTTATTGgatttcaattcattattGGTTCTGGACGAAATTAATTTAGAcaggaaaaatatattgttgtaggtgaattttattataaaaattgaagggcTCAATGCAAGGGATTCAGCATCTGTTCTCGATCTCCTCCAGTCGCCTCTGCAGGTGGTGAACGTCCAATCGATGCTTGCACAGGTACTGGCCTTCCAGAAAGACCACTGGTATTTCGTATTTATAGAGATTATGGTAAACCTCGTTTCCTGGGGAGGTGATGTCGATCTGGTCTAGCTGGTAGCGTCCGGGAAATTGAGATTTCAGGGTTTCTTTCATGACGTCGCAGAGTGGACAGGGATTTTTTGTGAAGAGGGTCAACCTTGGTGGCGATGAGACTGGATGCGATCTGTGGGTTTTGCGGCCAAAGACGTCTTGGTTGTTCATTCAGCGATTTTTTTCCGATAATTGCGATATTACACTATTAAGTCTATATTCGAtcgaattggatttttttaggtaatttattctcttcgggaatttttgatagaattttcaaattgtcgttttatttttactttttctttGTCAGATCAAAAAGGAGTTGATGCAATTACAAATCTGTAGACCTtgcgattgaaaaatattttttatttcgtcatAAAAGTATAAAAGTTTACAACAATCTCGAaatgtcgtaaaaaaatttttccaaaacatAACGTAAAAAAGTAACATGATTATTTTGATTAACTTTCAATATGTTCAACAGTCTGATGATTTACAATCAGAAACTTACAATTTCTCGATCATTATGGAGGAGGCCCCACCGCCACCGTTGCAGATCGCGGCGATTCCCTTCTGTCCAGGCTTCAGGGCGTGCACCAGGTGTACAACAATTCTCGCTCCTGACATACtgtattaaaaaatagaattaaacttaaattataatgaaattaaggtcaaatgacaatgaaataattacaattctAGATCAATGATAAaagctaaaaataaaatttcactcgTCCAGTTGAATTTGTTGTCTCTtcagtaaataattaattatattcaccCGATAGGATGCCCGAGAGAGACCGCACCACCGTGAATATTGACTTTGTTGGGGTCTAGGTCGAGAATCTTTTGGTTTGCGACGACTACGACGCTGAAGGCTTCATTGATTTCCCACATTGCtacgtcatttttattaactTGAGTTTTTTTCAGGAGCTGCAAAAAAACGAGATATGACATTTAtggatttatgatttttttcctgtggaatggaaatttatatgaaaagctctgattcaatatttaaaacgtaattaaaaattttcaatcgtaATAATTTCTCTCACGTACAGTGGGAATGGCAAGTGCTGGAGCAATAGGAAAATCGATAGGATCGGTCTCGGCATCCTGGAAGCCAACAACTCTAGCCAATGGTTTGAGATTCATTCTCTGAGCAACATCAGCTGTTGTAAGAATCAAAGCAGCAGCTCCATCATTCAGGGTAGATGCGTTGCCCGCAGTAACAGTTCCATTTTCCTTCTGGAAATTTGGATAACAAATTatatcaaaattatattatttttctaaccCCCTGGAAGGCTCACTACCACCAAGAGCACCAAGACCCTTATTTGCTTATAATATTTCTGGAAAATGATTGCTTATTACGTGGATATACCTGAAACACAGTTTTCAGGCCCTTGAATTTCTCGAAATTCACTCTTTTGTACTCCTCGTCCTCAGAGACGACTAGATCAGGCTTCCCTTTTTTCTGAGGAACATTCACAGGAATTATTTCATCCTGGAAAGCTCCGCTCTCCCAAGCAGCTGCGCTACGTTTGTAACTGCTCAGGGCGAATTCATCCTGTTCGTCTCGCGTTATTTGGTGCTTCTTCGCGGTGTTCTCGGCGCAGTTGCCCATGTGGAATTTGTTGTAGACATC encodes:
- the LOC135169672 gene encoding acetyl-CoA acetyltransferase, mitochondrial isoform X1 translates to MQLISRTAKKFLGRAYSTGRQQNEVVIVSATRTPIGSFLGSLSSVSATKLGAVAIQGAIERAGIAKDNINEVYIGNVCQAGLGQAPARQATIFAGLPKSTICTTINKVCASGMKSIMLASQSLRCGDQNVIIAGGMESMSNVPYYMRRGVTPYGGVNLEDGIVFDGLTDVYNKFHMGNCAENTAKKHQITRDEQDEFALSSYKRSAAAWESGAFQDEIIPVNVPQKKGKPDLVVSEDEEYKRVNFEKFKGLKTVFQKENGTVTAGNASTLNDGAAALILTTADVAQRMNLKPLARVVGFQDAETDPIDFPIAPALAIPTLLKKTQVNKNDVAMWEINEAFSVVVVANQKILDLDPNKVNIHGGAVSLGHPIGMSGARIVVHLVHALKPGQKGIAAICNGGGGASSIMIEKLSHPVSSPPRLTLFTKNPCPLCDVMKETLKSQFPGRYQLDQIDITSPGNEVYHNLYKYEIPVVFLEGQYLCKHRLDVHHLQRRLEEIENRC
- the LOC135169672 gene encoding acetyl-CoA acetyltransferase, mitochondrial isoform X2, whose product is MQLISRTAKFLGRAYSTGRQQNEVVIVSATRTPIGSFLGSLSSVSATKLGAVAIQGAIERAGIAKDNINEVYIGNVCQAGLGQAPARQATIFAGLPKSTICTTINKVCASGMKSIMLASQSLRCGDQNVIIAGGMESMSNVPYYMRRGVTPYGGVNLEDGIVFDGLTDVYNKFHMGNCAENTAKKHQITRDEQDEFALSSYKRSAAAWESGAFQDEIIPVNVPQKKGKPDLVVSEDEEYKRVNFEKFKGLKTVFQKENGTVTAGNASTLNDGAAALILTTADVAQRMNLKPLARVVGFQDAETDPIDFPIAPALAIPTLLKKTQVNKNDVAMWEINEAFSVVVVANQKILDLDPNKVNIHGGAVSLGHPIGMSGARIVVHLVHALKPGQKGIAAICNGGGGASSIMIEKLSHPVSSPPRLTLFTKNPCPLCDVMKETLKSQFPGRYQLDQIDITSPGNEVYHNLYKYEIPVVFLEGQYLCKHRLDVHHLQRRLEEIENRC
- the LOC135169672 gene encoding acetyl-CoA acetyltransferase, mitochondrial isoform X3, yielding MQLISRTAKKFLGRAYSTGRQQNEVVIVSATRTPIGSFLGSLSSVSATKLGAVAIQGAIERAGIAKDNINEVYIGNVCQAGLGQAPARQATIFAGLPKSTICTTINKVCASGMKSIMLASQSLRCGDQNVIIAGGMESMSNVPYYMRRGVTPYGGVNLEDGIVFDGLTDVYNKFHMGNCAENTAKKHQITRDEQDEFALSSYKRSAAAWESGAFQDEIIPVNVPQKKGKPDLVVSEDEEYKRVNFEKFKGLKTVFQKENGTVTAGNASTLNDGAAALILTTADVAQRMNLKPLARVVGFQDAETDPIDFPIAPALAIPTLLKKTQVNKNDVAMWEINEAFSVVVVANQKILDLDPNKVNIHGGAVSLGHPIGMSGARIVVHLVHALKPGQKGIAAICNGGGGASSIMIEKL